The sequence below is a genomic window from Proteus vulgaris.
AATACCTGCCCAATAAAACCATAAAATGGTTTTACGCATTAACATTGCCGCTATTCCGACAAGTAATAAGGTATGGACGATTTGGTAGCGCATCGCTAACTGAATGTAATCCCAATGTTGTGGCGATAAATGAGGTGCCAGCTTATGAGTTGCAAATGCACCAAAAGCAACATAAAAGAAGCCACTAATCGCGGAAAACATAAGCAATGTACGACTATTCACTGTTTATTCCTTCCTATCTAGGAGATATTTGCCAATCGCAATATTAAGATGATGTCAGTAAACCCAGCTTTTCTTGCTCATTCGCTGCTTGAGATAAAATCCATTGGCGAAAAGCCGCAATTTTACCCAATTCAGCCTGACTATCTTGGCAAACTAAATAAAATGCATTTTTACTAACAAGGACATCTGGAAAAGGTCTTACTAATCGACCTGATTCTATTTCACTACGAGCCATTACATTATTAACTAATGCAACACCTTGTCCATGTACAGCAGCCTGTATCACCATTGAACTATGGCTAAAAATAGGCCCTTGTTGCACATTGATCTGATTTTGTATCTCTAATTGACGTACATAAGCTTGCCAATCTCGACGAGATGTATCATGTAGCAGTGTATGATAAATCAGATCGGATGGGGTTTTTAGTGGTTTTTCACCTGTAAGTAAAGATGGCGCACAAACAGGAATTAAATATTCCGCATAAAGACGGTCTGTACGTAACCCTGTCCAATTTCCTCGACCATAAAAAATGGCGACATCAACATCGTCAGCCAGCTTATCTTCTTCTCGATCAACAGCCTGAATTCGCACATCAATCCCCGGATAAGCTTGGTTAAATCCAGATAGCCGTGGTACTAACCATTGAATAGCAAAACTTGGAGAAAGGCTAACAGTAAGTGCGCCTTTTGCGCTTCGAG
It includes:
- a CDS encoding transcriptional regulator GcvA, yielding MSKRLPPLNALRVFDSAARHLSFTKAAEELFVTQAAVSHQIKTLEEFLGLKLFRRRNRSLLLTEEGQSYYLDIKEIFSSINEATRKLLARSAKGALTVSLSPSFAIQWLVPRLSGFNQAYPGIDVRIQAVDREEDKLADDVDVAIFYGRGNWTGLRTDRLYAEYLIPVCAPSLLTGEKPLKTPSDLIYHTLLHDTSRRDWQAYVRQLEIQNQINVQQGPIFSHSSMVIQAAVHGQGVALVNNVMARSEIESGRLVRPFPDVLVSKNAFYLVCQDSQAELGKIAAFRQWILSQAANEQEKLGLLTSS
- a CDS encoding DUF423 domain-containing protein is translated as MNSRTLLMFSAISGFFYVAFGAFATHKLAPHLSPQHWDYIQLAMRYQIVHTLLLVGIAAMLMRKTILWFYWAGIFFGVGILLFSGSLYCMALTQVRLLSYFTPIGGFSFLIGWALIFIGALRLRAPASRHE